The Gossypium arboreum isolate Shixiya-1 chromosome 2, ASM2569848v2, whole genome shotgun sequence region taattaagttgatgcatatttatttataatttttctaatacTATAGGTACTGTCATTTTATTTTTTCctcttttgaaattattttataaatataacattttgatatatattttttgataATTCATATTAATGATAAGGTTTTCTTGAAAACCATCACACGTCTCAAATCGGTAACCTAACAACTTGCTATGATTGAGGAGTTGAAGTAAACATCCGCGGCGGCAGCCGGGAATCAAGAAACTTCGTGCTCCCAAAGAGCCCTACTCAGAGGTAGCTCCGCCCGCCCTTGCCACAAGCTCCCACCTGATTGGCCATAACAACGTTTACAGCACACGTGCCTTCTCTCCTTTGAAGTTTAAGCCCTTGTCTTTCTAGTGAAATTGCCAGCGCAACCAGTTCCGGTCTTTTCTAACCCCAATTTCTTATTCAATTATTATTATCAATCCTATTATCTTCCACAAATCCTACACGTGTCGCGACGTGTACCTGGTGAACCCGCCCCTGGTTAAGGTTCGTGAACCAGGGTTAGCACACTGGTTTCTACAATGCCCTTGTTTATTTATGACTTTATCAAACCTTACAGAACCCAGCCCAACTTGTCTTAACGTCGCTCAGAGGACAACCTCTGTTATGTTTATGCGGGAAACATATAGTTGctgctttctttctttgtttttgtcttCCTTGGCTGGAAATTGATTTTTTGCTCTCTACGGCATAATCCAAATTCTTTCAAGAAACTGATTTATTAGAGTTATATTTGATAGATATATCAATATTTATTTGTTTCTGTGGGGTACGTGTTGTCGGACAAAACAAAGATGGGGCTGTCCAATTTCCCTAGTGCAACTGAGGGGGTACTTCCAGTGCTAGTAATGAACACAGTTCTGTCGGTGGCTTTGTTGAAAAACATTGTGAGATCTTTACTTCAAGTGGTGGGCGCTTCTGCTACTTCAAATTTAGATATTGAGGACTCAAACGAGGACCCAGAAGAGATGAGCAAAGCAAGGGAGAGACGGATATCTATAACCCAGTTCAAGTCTTTGTGCCACAACAGGCACTCATCAGCATCAGCATCATATGAAGATTCAGCTCCTGCAGATGGCGGTTATGGCAGTAGCAGCAGCAGTCGGGGTGATGGATGGGTTAACAGCGTAGAGTGTTGTGTGTGCTTATGTGGGTTTGAAGCGGATGAGGAGGTGAGTGAGTTGTCTTGCAAACATTTCTTTCACAAAGGATGTCTAGAGAAATGGTTTGGTAACAAGCATATTACATGCCCGCTCTGTCGATCTATTCACTAGAATGTATGGATGGAGCTTAATTTACTAGTTATTTAGATAAGAAGAATACTTGTTTTattggtttattttatttttctcgatATCCCATTTACTTTTTTTCTCCCTTCTTGCTTCATTTTtgagttaaaagaaaaaaaaatagctaGGCTAAGGTTGTATCGTGTAACAGTCTTTTCCTTTTGCTCTATTCCATGAGTGTTACATGTACCACAAACAGTGGAGAATAACAAAGAACGAAGGGATTGAAGATTTTGAGCTCTtatgtgcttttttttttttgtgtgtgtgtgtgtgtgtgtgtaaaaGGATATATTTGCCTGTTGATGTTCCTTATGAAAGGTTGGAAGTTATGGGGGCTTAACTAGTTGTTGATGAGGCCCTGTTTTTCCCAAAGGAAATCCCTTATGTGTTTCTGTCTCAAGAGAAATTCAGGTCACGTATGAGTGATGGTGCTATGACCAGACAAGTCTTCTAAGTTCTTTTCTGGACTTCATCTCGCTTAAGCCATATCTTTTAGCTTCTTAGGCTCCCTTTTGGATTCAATGGTGGGTGCAGAGCGTTAGAATCTTCCAATAAGTTggctttgaattttaaatttgttcTCATCTCATCACAGCTCTTTTGGTGAGTTGTTTGCGAACTTGTCTCACTGGAGACAGTTTCTTCACTGATGCGGAGGTTCAGAAAAAAACCAAGTTAAATTTCTTTTTTATCCCTTCTCGAAGAatctttttattaaatataaaattatttcaatattttaatcatcaatataaatataaatattttttactaatttatttttaatttaaatataatattacatatgtatttttaactttttaatttcGTAACATTagaaattctataaaaatttaagaaataattaaattaaatttaactaatatataTGTGCAGTACAGaaagttaatatatattttataacaaTATTTTACCCAAAAATGCTAATTTATAATTGTTATTTTGCCACGTGCATATGATTTAAAATTGCGGTGTTTCAAAGTTCCAATACCTTGAGAAAAAAAATTTCCAATTTCATTTGATTGATATCATCTAGGAAGTTGTAAGTAGTAGGTTATTAATTTCATTGATTGAAATATCTTCTTTTATATggtttttttttgaatttaaaattttaaaacgtgTTATAGATTTAAAAGGTATTTAATATCTTGGgtaaaaataaattgtattgatttaaatttaagagaattttaatagttttaatcATTCTTGAAAGTTTATATTAACATATGAATTAGAATAAAGTATTTAGATTAAATAATGACATTATaagaattaataatttaaattatatcaaaattaaaatataaagatttaattttaaatttaagtaatACAGCTGAATTttgatataaatttttaaaagaaaaggaaaagatataaattgttttaaaagaaaaggaaaaggacAGCAATTATGGAAGAAAAGCCTTAGgcattccttttatatatatatatatatttagatgtTGGTATAAATTTTAGTATTGCTTAATTTTGAAGTTTTTGATATATCaatatttaagataaattttatatgtattatatgtCTTAAATTATTTGGTGACAatacaattaaaaattttattatacattttcaAAGCATTTTCAAATAttcacaaaatattcaaaaatatgttgtaaatgtgtcataatttatttaaatatttttaggtTAATACTAAAGTGTTCTAtggtgtttaaaatattttaaggaGTTTTGGTATGTAAGTCTCTAGATATACGACTATATATCTCAAGATATGAAAACTTTGAAGTAAAAATCTGCTTTAAAAGCTATCTATCTTGAGGCATTGTGCAGTATGTTTAAATATAATTGACAGATTATCTCGAGACACACTATTCATGTTGTGTCTTGAGACATGGCTTGCTAACGGCTATATAACAATTATTTTTCAGTCGTGTTTCGAAACATCTTATTAGGTCTAGTGTAGGGATAGCTTCCAATGAGGAGATTCATCATTAACGACCATCAATGCCCACAAACTTATTTCTTGGTATAAATATTTTGAGAACACTTCAAGACACAAGAGAGATATCCAAGCATCAAGATCAAGAGAAAAGTATTCAAATCTTTATTCTTCCCTTTCTCTTGTAAACATTCTGTAAGAGTTTAGTGTTAAATCTTTTACCATTTACATATCTTTGTTTTGAGAGTTTAATTTTGTAAACTCATAACTTATATAGGTTTCTTTGTTCACTCTCTTTCATTTCACCAATTGTAAATTGGGAGAGTTTTAGTTGAGCCACAAAAACTAGAAAGAGTTCTAGTTATCCCATAAAAACTAGGGGAAGGTTATATGTTAGTCTTGTGAAAAAGATAAGGATTGTAAATATTATATCTTAGCCTTGTGAAAAAAATGAGATTGTAAATGTTGTACTTTTTTTCTTGAAAggtaataatttaaatatagttAATTAATAAATCCTTAGTTGGGTATACCAAGATAGTGGAGGTAAACAATTAGGGCTCAAGCTTCTGGTCCAGTGGGCCCGTAAAACTCACTAGGACAAGCGGTATTATTAAACCAGACAAAGCAACAAGCAATGAAACCAAAAACGGATAAAGCACCTAAACTATAAGACAAATAAGCTTCTCCGACCATACAAGTGCACGGCGAGCCCATGCAAAAGGTTTGGTTAAGATATGCCAGATTCCACCAAATATATAAATGGAACCTAACCATACATGTCCTCCAATTATATCTTCCAAATCGTCCACACTAACAATCCACCCTTCACCTCCAAAGGGCGATTTTAATAAATAACCAAATATAACACTTGGACTAAGAGTCAAGTTGGTAATTTTTCTTACATCTCCCCCTCCCGGAGCCCAGGTATCATATACGCCCCCAAAATAAAGATCTTTGAATACTAGAAGAAAGGCACCTATACCTAGCAAAACTAAGTGAATACCAAAAATTGTGGTCATTTTATTACTATCTTTCCATACATAACTGAAAAATGGAAAAGATTCTTGAAGAGTTTCAGGTCCTAGAAGCGCATGATAAATACCGCCAAAGCCCAATACAACAGAGGAAATTAAGTGAAGTACTCTAGATACAAAGTATGGAAAGGTGTCTATAACTTTTCCGCCAGGACCTAGCCCCTAGCCTAGAGTAGCTAGGTGGGGAAGTAAAAGTAGTCCTTGTTTGTACATGGGTTTTTCTAGGACAAAATGAGCCACTTCAAATAGGTTAATTGCTCCAGCACAAAATACGATTAATTTGGCATGGGCTACATGAGCCCTCAATAGTTTACCGAATAAATTGATAAGCCGGGAATTCCCGACCCACCAAGCGAAATCAATGGTTTCTTGGTCACGACCGACTAAAGCTAAAGTTCCATTAAAGAGTGTTTCCACGGGGAAGAACCTCCTTAAGGAATATAAGGTTTTCATAAGGCTAATCTTAACCCGCGATCCAACCACGAATACCTTTGTTTAAAAGAACATTTTTGGTGTAGAAAGTCTCAAATTCATGATCTTTTGCTGCACGCATTTCCTGGGAAACGAAGTCATAGGAACATAGGTTCAGAGCCAGACCGACTACTCCAAGAGCACTTATCCATAAACCTATTACTGGTACAAATAACGTAAAGAAATGTAACCAACGTTTATTGGAAAAAACAACCCCAAAGATTTGGGACCAAAAGCAGTTAGTAGTGACCATTGAATAAGCTTCTTCGGCTTGAGTTGGGTTAAAAGCATGGAATGTATTTGCACAATCACCATCTTCAAATAAAGTATTCTCTACTATAGCACCATGAATAGAGCATAGCAAAGTTGCGCTCAATACACCGGCAAGTCTCATCATATGAAATGGGTTTAATGTCCAATTATAAATCAATTTGTCTAGGCTCTTTTTTCTCTTTCCTTATTATTTagaaaaatttacgaaaaaaatttaaaataccaaTTCCCTCCTTAATATTTTTTAGCCTAAAACATAATATATGGCCAAAAATTTCATACTAATGTTTTATATGCTTTTTATTGcaaatacatatttaattatataaaacaaAAAATCATTGACATAATTTGATTCGTAAAAAATGTATAATTTCAATGATTTAAAATGCATATAGTAAAGGAATTACAATAAACTTTGTAGGCGAATATTATGAATAGCAAAAAAATATTGATTATGCAAGTTAAGAAtaaaagaacttgaaaaatgaaATCATGATTGAGTAAactacacatatatcattaaactattaaaattattattctagGCATCCAAAATAAAAAGTTAGTTTGCAATTTAATCACTCAAGTTATATAGTTCGATTATTTTGGTTACTCCTGCGAAAATCACAAACAATAAACTGACaatgatttttcttttaaatattgaTTTTCCACATAATTAATCCATATCATTGTTATTCATTAAATAAATTATCATTTGAGTCCATAACTGAAAGAATCTGTCTCATGGCTCGTTCATCATTGAGGTCAACTTTGATTCTCACCTTCCGTGCTTACTTCATTTCCAACTCCATCAATTCCTTCACTTCATTGCAAAACAATCATCTAATTTGAGAAAAATGTCAAGATTGGTGGTGATGGTCCTAATAAACATtcggaattgagtggccaccatATCTGACTTCATTAAAAATTATAGCCTTGCTTATTCCCTAAGCAATCCTTcaataaaaaatgatttttttgtaaAGTAAGATGAAGCTCAGAGAAGCAAAGCATagccaactgtaacaccccatactcaaCCTGATCATCAGGTTCGAGTCAGAAAATGCCACATTAATTACAAGAGCAACTACGAGTACAACTAGTAATACAATTCATGCTAACATAAGCATTTTAGTACAAAAGCATGATATACAACTTTTCTTAGGACTTATACAAGCCTACATACACTCTAAAGTTAACCCGAGATTTAAAAAGGTTCAAATtgtaaacttttcaaaatttcaatcaagtatcaataCCATAGCCAAGTACGGATATCAATTTGAACTTCGATGTATCAATACCTTACtctaaagtatcgatacttttagtATGGATACTTTGatgatttttctttaattttcaaaatcaaattatACCTAATTAATAACTTACATCTTCATTATTAATCTCAACAATTCAACAATTCATTTAACCTACATTTTCTCATTCCTTAAACATATCATTCCCTAATCAAAGAAACACATGTCAATATATTAACCAAATACTGATTTGATCCATACCAATTCACATCCAATGGTTTCATTTCTTATGTCTCTTATTCATTTAAGACATTTACCAAATCATGCTACTTTCAATTAAGCATTGACATTGCCAAAATTCAACAAGTACATAACACATATACATTAATCACACACCAAACATgtcaacttaacttatttataAATCATACTAAACTACACATATCAACTTGCATATACATGATTATATTCATTTGCAAACTTCCAAATTAGCATTTTCAAACATAGCAAAATACTAAATTGACTctactaggtacatgccatttaactAAAAAAAGAAATTCACCAACTTTGTTGAGCTTGGGATTCTTGATGGATGCTAATGTCGATGCTCAAGATCTCGTAAAAACTTAACCTGCACATAGAAAACAAAATCATACGCTGAGTAATAAACTCAACGATAAATCTATGATTTAACAAAGTAATTAGACAATGCCACAAGCAACTATTTCATTCCTAACTTAATCTCATACCATTTTATGAAACATATATTCATCTTCTCAAAAACAAGTATATAATAAATTTACATCCTAACTTATTAGATTTGTATTCAAGTTAATCAATTTCATAGCTCAATTGACTCTATACAATCACTATATTTAGTTACAACTATATCCATTCATTCTTCATACTTAGCATGCATATTCACACATACATCTCATTTCCTACCACATTTTATATCAATTGCACTTATGCCAATCCACATTAAAACAAGTAATTCCATACACCATATATTTTAACTAAGCAttaccaattccaaatcatgcattTCTAAACCACATATCTGCCATATACTTTTTGtagcacccctcacccgtatccaacgtcgagacagggttcgaggcattaccggacttaaacattcacaacatgcaaaaccgggccacaaaatttcaacaaaaattaaaacatctcgaacacatgcatatcgtcccttatataggtcttcgaaaCCTATAATATTGTAGCACCCcgaactcggcccagacgttatgaccggatccgacatgccacattgaagcgttcaaaacattttatattgttgatccaagaaaacttacttagtgttttaaaagataatttcattataggttaaagtgaatggaagctgtgcaatAGGTagaaaaccggaaaagaggtggtgagtccatcggactgcttaagtaccaagctcccttcggatccaatcctagacatgcataccaccattgccacaccttaacgtcatagatatttctaggaaactgatttgattaagtcatttttaggaaaagtgattaattttggaaaatactttcattgcgcaagctttgcttgttgtcgtgttattttgaaatcaattgttgtttttgaaaatgcgccctaaagctatcgaatttcaacagttaaaataagtaatatctatcttagtaatacatattaaaaccatcaaaaataattaagcggccttattacatttaaaaacccaaaacttctaacGTAAAAAAAAGGaggtccagttcaccagaagaaaatcaaactttcagaacgggtggccactccgaattccctcatagctccaagcccactatggttggggattacctgcatggatgaaaataaagggggtgagtttggggaagctcagtgtgtaaattaacccaaccatagcctacatcagctcaaaccacagaaatacaataagttggccttagcccaaaacagaattcagaataaagcccataggcccataacagaacagaacagatattgcatgtttatgcagaaacccaacccagattcatccataacaccccgtactagccttacaccatgtggggagactactcgacccacccaactgctacacaccacagaaatcgcaacgaggctgccagatattgtgacgaagtcaccagatacaaatattgtggcagagccaccagaacagatatatgtggcagagccaccagatcagataattgtggcatagccgctaggacgcttcctccataatataacccatgttcccatgcaacagatatataatcatggcatacatcatacagaatcagatcgtcatgcttttcagtaaaaattaaccttaggggtataacggtaattttgcaacTACGgttataacagtaattttccatacataggggtattcaagtaatttaactattcttaaggtttttatacataacatagccatttacgtacaatcagaaacacttaccgctttTTCTTAACAAtttaggcccgttggcccattatcccgtttttggcccattaagccgaAAAATATCAAAATGCATGTAATCGCACTCTGCAgcatcttatcactttaatttaccatatacatcaaactattaatctcatgagcattcacacactcaaagatctcaaaataccgacttttcggcatttcgcttttcgacttgtgccgatctagtctataagagggtgtcgaTTCtgcacctatttgcgacgatatcttgtgagatccacacatgaaccgcctacaattagattactaacacgttaatctaactattcaaatacaaactacgtattaaccccttacaatattcggccaatcacacctacagatcatagtaagcttataagaaatcaataagcaactcattaacaatttttttgtcaatgtttaccacatattcaaaatttcactgcaagctgtcttcctgagcaatagtcactaaatcaccaatcaatcatcacatatctatgattttgcttaagtataatctctatttcatcattttaaagcacaacatgttagccgatttttccccttagtatctaaggcacatgcatgctcatttgtttggctcaacttcacctgtcttccatttttcatcaaaagaacatgaaacaacaaccatttccttcattttaattcatgactaaatgctcacaacacaactaaaaaccaaaatatgcttcaagagttaaggtagaatcaagaagaactcatgaacatcaagatagaagcaaactaccatgaacttaccttcaattttcttccccaagtgaccgaacattcaagagctttctcctctcctttctcttctctaactttcggctatgatgaacaaagatggataaaactttgttcttttcacccctttttcttttaataaaatttcatatttcatccatttaattctttaatacaaaagacatgaaatgcccatcatggaacatttacctaaaccattatcatggaacatttacctaactcattatcatggaatatttacctaatccattatcatggaatatttacctaacccattatcaatttgtaccatgaattatggatatcaagtgctcatattgtctacaacaacatgatggctggccacttcatgtaaaatgggaggtttgtcatgcaaatcctcctattttgcacttctatttatttggccacttcaatttagcctatagcattttcaaacattttcacataggtcctatttcataatttcaccccctttttcttatggaacaaaaattaactaaaattaccgggttctatcttaagcttgggccttttagaggcccactaacataattaaacctatgccaacattcacagaattctcgaaagttggggcgttacaactctaccctctttaaaggaatttcgtcctcgaaatttacctgatccaactagttgagggtattgttgacgtatagtctcttctgattcccaagtagcttcttcccttccatgattaagccaaagtactttcactaactggatgatttccttcgagaaccttaacatctcgagccaatatttgcacagctcctcctcaaaggtcaaatcgatCCAACTTCAATTTCTGGaactggcaggacatgagcagggtcagaatgataacgccttaacatagagacgtgaaaaacatcgtgaatcctgtctaactctggaggcaattccaactgataagccactgggcctactcgcttcaaaacccgataaggcccaatgaaccgcggactcaacttgcccttcttaccaaaccttaatattttcttccaaggagaaacctttaagaagaccatatcacctactgagtactcaatctccttacgcttcaaatctgtatACGACTTTtacctatcagatgcttcttttaaccggtccctaattattctgaccttatccttagTATCAGCTACTAACTctagtccaagaacttgtcgctctcctagttcggtccaacaactaggtgtacgacaccttcgtccatacagtgcttcatacggtgccattcaaatactcgcctggtaactgttattgtacgtaaattctaccaacggcaagtaatcctcccaactacctcgaaagtcaatcacgcatcccttcAACATGTCCtacagaatctgaataacccattctgattgaccatcagtctggggatggaaagccgtactaaaattcaatcgcgtccccaacgcctcatgcaaccttttccaaaaccgagatgtaaatctgggatcttgatcagaaataattgaaactgagactccatgaagtctcacaatctccgccacatacaacttggctaacttttgaagtgaaaagtcagtacgaacaggtatgaaatgggccgatttggtcaacctatccacaatcacccacaccgagtctttctttgatggtgtcaaaggaagcccactcacaaagtccatggttaccctctcccacttccaaagtggtatcttcactggctgcaacattccagaaggtaattgatgctcagctttcacttgctggcatgtcagacatttccctacaaactccgttacttctcgtttaagtccaggccaccagtacaattctcgcaagtcgtgatacaacttgttccctccaggatgcatggcacaaagtcctccatgagcttccttcaatattgtctgactcaaatcagagtccttcggaacacaaattcttcctcggaaacacagaactccttcgccatttaacccaaactcagaagtttccccttccttaacttgttgaaaacgagcgaccaaagactcatcgttcaactgcttttccttaatctaatctacgcaggttggcctcacttgcaactcagccaacagacctccatcatcatacagacttagacgagcaaacattgctctcagatcagatacagttctatgacttagagcatcggctaccacattagccttgcctgggtgatactcgatcgaacagtcataatccttaagcaactcaatccatctcctttgcctaaggttcagctccttctgagtcaacaaatacttaagacccttgtggtctgtgtatataatacacctctccccgtacaagtaatgtctccaaat contains the following coding sequences:
- the LOC108466473 gene encoding probable E3 ubiquitin-protein ligase XERICO, coding for MGLSNFPSATEGVLPVLVMNTVLSVALLKNIVRSLLQVVGASATSNLDIEDSNEDPEEMSKARERRISITQFKSLCHNRHSSASASYEDSAPADGGYGSSSSSRGDGWVNSVECCVCLCGFEADEEVSELSCKHFFHKGCLEKWFGNKHITCPLCRSIH